The ANME-2 cluster archaeon DNA window GCTGCCACACCGCCGATGGGGAATCCGTACCCGAAATGGGCATCTGGCATGGCCATGGAATATTTCTGGATGCCGGGAAGCGTGGCCACGTTGGCGGTCTGGCGCAGTGTATCCGTCTCAAGGTCGTCCATGAGTTTCTGAGATACGAAAATCCGGCCAGGTACCCTCATACCTTCCTGGAAGTCCATAGGGACCTCATAGATATTCTCATCCACCTTTCGTACGAAATCCTTTGCCTGCTTCTGTGTCATTATAATATTCCCGTTCGTTTATTTTGATTAATATCTGGTGACAAGGTAATAATGGTTGCCATAGGTCAGGTATCCACGATGACGTGGGCACTGTACCCCCCATCTTCTTTTTCAACTTTCAACTGGTGGTAGGTGACCGCTTTCACTTCAGTCTCAAAATTATGGCGCCCGGTGTCTATGCTCTCTCCCGAGGCACTCCCTTTGAGCATGTATATGCTGCCTGTCTTTTCAATGGAGTCGACCTGAAACCGGCTGAATACGAGCTCATCCACTTCGAACAGGTACAG harbors:
- a CDS encoding archease; the protein is MNTPRFEYLPHPADVMFIAHGSTLEETFEQAAQAMFGVIVHNAIREPDRSVDIELESEGLENLLYDYLSELLYLFEVDELVFSRFQVDSIEKTGSIYMLKGSASGESIDTGRHNFETEVKAVTYHQLKVEKEDGGYSAHVIVDT